Below is a genomic region from Streptomyces ferrugineus.
GTCGGTCCCGTGCCGTCACGCGGCGTCCGCGTCGAGTTCGAACCACACCGCCTTACCCACCCCGTGCGCGCGCACGCCCCAGGTGTCCGCGAGGGTCTGGACGAGGAGCAGGCCGCGGCCGTTGGTGGCGTCGTCGGCGTTCGTCGCGCGTGGTCTGGGCAGCCGGGCCATGAAGTCCCGCACCTCCACCCGGAGCCCGCCCGGTCCGACGGTCGCCGTCAGCACGGCGTCCCGGTCGGTGTGCACCAGGGCGTTGGTGACGAGCTCGCTGGTCAGCAGCTCGGCTATGTCCGATCGCCCGGGCCCGCCCCAGTGCCGTAGCAGCTCGCGCAGCGCCCTGCGCGCC
It encodes:
- a CDS encoding ATP-binding protein, producing MAIGASSVETVEDRAASAGGHTQPPQLRRRLGRADLRAVPEARRALRELLRHWGGPGRSDIAELLTSELVTNALVHTDRDAVLTATVGPGGLRVEVRDFMARLPRPRATNADDATNGRGLLLVQTLADTWGVRAHGVGKAVWFELDADAA